One part of the Humulus lupulus chromosome 9, drHumLupu1.1, whole genome shotgun sequence genome encodes these proteins:
- the LOC133801041 gene encoding monolignol oxidoreductase AtBBE-like 13 codes for MLLSKSPVVLLLVLTLFPLIFLRTASSSTLDNFIKCIATNSELSTPISAAFFTPNSSSFTPLLQSSAQNLRYLVPSAPKPEFIFTPLHDSHVQASVICSKQLGIHLRVRSGGHDYEGLSYVSEIETPFIVVDLTNLRAIDVDIDSNTAWVQAGATIGEVYYRISQKSKVHGFPAGLCTSLGVGGHITGGAYGSLMRKYGLGVDNVLDAKIVDVHGKVLDREAMGEDLFWAIRGGGGGSFGIILWWKIKLVPVPETVTVFSVPKTLEQGATKVLYKWQQVVDKLDEDLFIRVIIQPIAVGKNTTERTVMTIYQALFLGEPERLLKIMEQSFPELGLTQKDCTQMSWIESVLYIASFPTGTKPEVLLQGKSTFKNYFKAKSDFVKEPVPESGLEGLWKKLLEEESPLTIWTPYGGQMSRVSESETPFPHRNGTVFMIQWLSTWQDEEKETTVKHIDWIRKLYVYMASYVSKFPREAYVNYRDLDIGIMNKKNQTSSSMASSWGNRYFKDNFNRLVNVKTKFDPENFFRHEQSIPPLSTSAR; via the coding sequence ATGCTTCTTTCAAAATCACCTGTAGTACTTCTATTAGTACTCACTCTCTTTCCTCTCATCTTTCTTCGAACAGCTTCTTCATCAACTCTAGACAACTTCATCAAATGCATTGCGACCAATTCTGAGCTCTCCACTCCCATCTCCGCAGCTTTTTTCACACCAAACAGCTCTTCATTCACTCCTCTCCTCCAATCCTCAGCTCAGAATCTTCGTTACTTGGTCCCCTCAGCACCCAAGCCCGAGTTCATCTTCACACCCTTGCACGATTCTCACGTCCAGGCATCCGTAATATGCTCCAAACAGCTCGGAATACATCTCAGAGTTCGTAGCGGAGGCCATGACTACGAGGGCCTCTCCTACGTCTCCGAAATCGAAACCCCTTTCATTGTTGTCGACCTCACCAACCTCCGAGCCATCGATGTTGACATAGACAGCAATACGGCTTGGGTTCAAGCCGGTGCTACGATAGGAGAAGTCTACTACAGAATCTCCCAGAAGAGCAAAGTCCATGGCTTCCCCGCCGGGCTTTGCACCAGCTTAGGCGTTGGTGGCCACATAACTGGGGGTGCTTACGGCTCTCTCATGAGAAAATACGGCCTTGGGGTCGACAACGTTCTCGACGCCAAGATCGTCGATGTTCACGGCAAAGTTCTCGATCGTGAGGCCATGGGAGAAGACCTTTTCTGGGCCATAAGAGGAGGTGGTGGAGGAAGCTTCGGAATCATTCTTTGGTGGAAGATTAAGCTTGTACCGGTGCCTGAAACCGTGACAGTCTTTTCTGTTCCAAAAACGTTGGAACAAGGAGCCACTAAAGTACTCTACAAGTGGCAACAAGTCGTGGACAAACTCGACGAAGATCTCTTCATTAGAGTCATAATCCAACCCATCGCAGTCGGTAAAAACACGACTGAGAGAACCGTAATGACCATTTACCAAGCCTTGTTCCTTGGAGAACCTGAAAGACTTCTCAAAATCATGGAACAGAGCTTCCCTGAGTTGGGTTTGACTCAAAAGGACTGTACCCAGATGAGTTGGATCGAATCAGTTCTTTACATAGCGAGTTTCCCGACTGGAACCAAACCGGAGGTTCTTCTCCAAGGAAAGTCAACGTTCAAGAACTACTTCAAAGCCAAATCGGACTTCGTCAAAGAACCCGTACCCGAATCCGGGTTGGAGGGTCTGTGGAAGAAGCTTTTGGAAGAAGAAAGTCCACTGACTATCTGGACCCCATACGGAGGACAAATGAGCAGAGTTTCCGAGTCGGAAACGCCCTTCCCTCACCGAAACGGTACCGTTTTCATGATCCAGTGGCTCTCGACATGGCAAGACGAAGAGAAGGAGACGACGGTGAAACACATCGACTGGATAAGGAAGCTGTATGTGTACATGGCGTCGTACGTTTCCAAGTTTCCAAGGGAAGCTTATGTGAACTACAGAGATCTTGATATAGGGATCATGAATAAGAAGAACCAGACGAGTTCCTCAATGGCCAGTTCGTGGGGAAATAGGTATTTTAAGGATAATTTCAACAGATTGGTCAATGTCAAGACTAAGTTTGACCCTGAAAACTTCTTCAGGCACGAACAGAGCATTCCTCCTCTTTCAACCTCTGCTAGATGA